In Halobacteriovorax marinus SJ, the following proteins share a genomic window:
- a CDS encoding inositol monophosphatase family protein — translation MDNEMLNREKVDILRREVLEIVKNRLNGSSLQESLGITKKSDFSLVTLVDKEVSDMMHVQFSDLINKEGLHFFSEEDQKSFGFPAIILDPIDGTRELSKGLGECSVSLAIMSSPSEGFAWLYNPFTGFELSSADAWVEPVTYNEDRLFGYVSKGDMKKGLLDHLNDVDNVTIAARGSIAFKLGLLASGACDFVYSKTPKNIWDIAAGTLLCWQRGYKLYQAGREVTSLADKKIAGELIWCREECAEVLHNSLVK, via the coding sequence ATGGATAATGAAATGTTAAATAGAGAAAAAGTAGATATTCTTAGAAGAGAAGTGTTAGAAATTGTAAAAAATCGCCTTAATGGTTCATCATTACAGGAGTCTTTAGGAATTACAAAGAAGTCAGACTTCTCACTCGTCACCTTGGTGGACAAGGAAGTGTCTGACATGATGCATGTTCAGTTTAGTGACTTAATTAACAAGGAAGGCCTTCATTTCTTTAGCGAAGAAGACCAAAAGAGTTTTGGTTTTCCTGCAATAATTTTAGATCCAATCGATGGAACAAGAGAGCTTTCAAAGGGGTTGGGTGAGTGCTCAGTATCCTTGGCCATTATGTCCAGTCCAAGTGAAGGTTTTGCGTGGCTTTATAATCCTTTCACTGGCTTTGAGCTAAGTAGTGCTGATGCATGGGTGGAGCCCGTTACTTACAATGAAGATAGACTCTTTGGTTATGTCTCTAAGGGAGATATGAAGAAGGGCTTACTTGATCACTTAAACGATGTGGATAATGTGACTATTGCAGCTAGAGGAAGTATTGCTTTTAAGCTCGGTCTCTTGGCCTCAGGGGCCTGTGACTTTGTGTACTCAAAGACACCGAAGAATATATGGGATATTGCTGCTGGAACATTACTCTGTTGGCAAAGAGGATATAAGCTTTACCAAGCGGGACGAGAGGTGACTTCATTGGCCGATAAGAAAATTGCGGGCGAATTGATATGGTGTAGAGAAGAGTGCGCAGAAGTGCTACATAATTCACTTGTGAAATAA
- a CDS encoding SAM-dependent methyltransferase, whose amino-acid sequence MGFKVQDHYFKKAKKDDFLARSVYKLEEIDSKFKIINKGDQVVDFGYHPGSWVQYTSRRVGAEGKVIGIDIRPLNKKLLTLKNVTLFEKDIFDVDTTSQLGADNKFDVVLSDMAPNTTGIRSVDQDRSLNLVEKVFEVLPVFLKENGNMVIKVFDSHQAQKFLKESKGLFKQYDFLKPKSTRSVSKEFFVIGRGYKA is encoded by the coding sequence ATGGGTTTTAAAGTACAGGATCATTATTTTAAAAAGGCAAAGAAAGATGATTTCTTGGCCAGAAGTGTTTACAAGCTTGAAGAAATTGATAGCAAATTTAAAATAATAAACAAGGGTGACCAAGTAGTGGATTTTGGTTATCACCCAGGATCTTGGGTACAATATACAAGTAGAAGAGTTGGAGCAGAAGGAAAGGTTATTGGTATTGATATAAGACCACTTAATAAGAAACTCCTGACTCTAAAAAATGTAACTCTTTTTGAAAAAGATATTTTCGATGTAGATACAACTTCGCAGCTAGGTGCAGATAATAAATTTGATGTGGTTTTATCAGATATGGCGCCTAATACGACGGGAATTAGATCAGTAGATCAGGATAGAAGCTTAAACTTAGTAGAAAAAGTTTTTGAAGTTCTCCCTGTATTTTTGAAAGAAAATGGGAATATGGTAATAAAAGTTTTTGATAGTCACCAGGCCCAGAAGTTCCTTAAAGAAAGTAAAGGCCTCTTTAAGCAGTATGATTTCTTAAAACCGAAGTCTACAAGATCTGTGAGTAAAGAATTTTTTGTCATAGGGCGTGGATATAAGGCATAA
- a CDS encoding endonuclease MutS2 produces the protein MALNLLDNNSSFLEYLDWDEILIKLSSHSYFQHTKDVVPRLLNYKPNQIINRDLTYLDLYNDDFESFNTSLGDIFSTLPRTDELEKHLASIEKDLVLDLSELNTICKLLEGYPSVERLFEHFNIDHNYPDQSIKSKIRNKFINKFRNLVSKDGSESLENHPQLSPLYRELRELEKGLRNSINISARKETYKKVLQHSEYDVINDRYVLAIRSDSYNSKLGVIIAKSSTGMTLFVEPYELREKSNQRIQIMAQIDAIINEICRNFCTTLLEFERAPLNELHYLYKIDLIKTKANFSAELGLKRPQLNESKEVYIKDFFHPLIENCVLNTLHLDPLTKGLIISGPNTGGKTVTLKSVTLCYLLAAMGLYVPAGECNIFLPDGIYYFSHDQQDLSSGLSSFASEAKNYLQLLDEISENSLIVVDEIFNSTSSEEASALAISFLEQIHSRSNSLVIISTHHQFFKTYIHASKEYISSHVGFDMETSKPTYKLNYGSPGSSMAFKIFDILAEKFGLSNTISSKAEHILDKKQLSYEQLLQELSQKKSELDKKLIENRQLNINLKNQKKSMDGLVLLEKERITSEYKKKLDKIISQAENLLVETKKGKIDSRKQFEKKVINLTDSIPDPKKQKFNERVKQTTAEKKISIDQLKENDYVFSPTFNKNLKIVSINQRKKEVQVLNGKMSLWMSIKNLTWPTNKQPPKQSIQVNFTKSVSGKLEIDGRGMRLDDFQRLVEDSIHELINGDIPFLNIIHGHGEGILKKWLRTFLKSYTEVYWQSEDGNDGATRLTLKN, from the coding sequence ATGGCACTCAACTTACTAGATAACAATTCTTCATTTTTAGAGTATTTAGACTGGGATGAAATTCTAATCAAGCTTTCATCTCATTCTTATTTTCAACATACAAAAGATGTGGTTCCTCGTCTTCTTAATTATAAACCGAATCAAATTATTAATCGAGATCTAACATATTTAGACCTCTACAATGACGACTTTGAGAGCTTCAACACTTCTCTTGGCGATATTTTCTCAACTCTTCCAAGAACAGATGAACTTGAGAAGCACCTCGCCTCAATTGAAAAAGACTTAGTCCTCGATCTTTCTGAACTCAATACGATTTGTAAACTTTTAGAAGGCTATCCATCTGTGGAGAGGCTCTTCGAGCATTTTAATATTGATCACAATTACCCTGATCAATCCATCAAAAGTAAAATTAGAAATAAGTTTATTAATAAGTTTAGAAATCTTGTCTCAAAAGACGGATCAGAAAGTCTCGAAAATCACCCTCAACTCTCTCCTCTTTACAGAGAGCTTAGAGAGCTTGAAAAAGGGCTTCGAAATTCAATAAATATTTCAGCCAGAAAAGAGACCTACAAGAAAGTTCTTCAACATAGTGAATACGACGTTATAAATGATCGTTATGTATTGGCCATAAGGTCTGATTCATATAATTCCAAACTTGGTGTCATTATAGCAAAGTCTAGTACAGGAATGACTCTCTTTGTAGAGCCATATGAACTTAGAGAGAAAAGTAACCAACGTATTCAAATCATGGCACAGATAGATGCCATTATTAATGAGATCTGTCGTAATTTTTGTACTACTCTACTAGAGTTTGAGAGAGCTCCTCTAAATGAACTTCATTATCTCTACAAAATAGATCTTATTAAAACAAAGGCCAACTTCTCAGCAGAACTTGGTCTCAAAAGACCTCAGTTGAACGAATCAAAAGAAGTCTACATCAAAGATTTCTTCCACCCATTAATTGAAAACTGTGTTCTCAATACACTACATCTTGATCCGTTAACGAAAGGTCTGATCATTTCGGGTCCAAATACTGGTGGTAAAACTGTTACTCTTAAATCTGTGACTCTATGTTATCTACTAGCGGCCATGGGTTTATATGTCCCTGCGGGTGAATGTAATATCTTTCTACCTGATGGGATATACTACTTTTCACATGATCAACAAGATCTCTCCAGTGGTCTGAGTTCTTTTGCATCTGAAGCCAAAAATTACTTACAACTATTAGATGAAATCTCTGAAAACTCCCTTATTGTGGTTGATGAAATTTTCAATTCAACATCTTCTGAGGAAGCTTCGGCCCTAGCAATTTCTTTCTTAGAGCAGATTCATTCAAGATCAAATTCTCTAGTTATTATATCTACCCACCATCAGTTCTTTAAAACCTACATCCACGCTTCTAAAGAGTATATTTCTTCTCATGTTGGTTTTGATATGGAGACAAGTAAGCCAACATATAAACTGAATTATGGCTCACCAGGTAGTTCGATGGCCTTTAAGATTTTTGATATCTTGGCCGAGAAGTTTGGCTTAAGTAATACCATATCTTCCAAAGCAGAACACATACTCGACAAGAAGCAATTATCTTATGAGCAACTTCTGCAAGAGCTCTCACAAAAGAAATCGGAATTAGATAAGAAGCTTATTGAAAACAGACAATTGAATATAAATTTAAAGAACCAAAAAAAGTCTATGGACGGTCTCGTTTTACTTGAGAAAGAAAGAATTACTTCTGAGTACAAAAAGAAGTTAGATAAGATTATCTCTCAAGCAGAAAATCTTCTCGTAGAAACCAAGAAAGGAAAAATTGACTCTAGAAAACAATTTGAAAAGAAGGTTATAAATTTAACGGACAGTATTCCCGACCCTAAAAAGCAAAAATTCAATGAGAGAGTTAAGCAGACAACAGCAGAAAAAAAGATCTCTATTGATCAACTCAAAGAAAACGACTACGTTTTCTCTCCTACATTTAACAAGAACTTAAAAATAGTTTCTATTAATCAACGTAAGAAAGAAGTTCAAGTTCTCAACGGTAAGATGTCTCTTTGGATGAGTATTAAAAATCTTACATGGCCTACAAATAAACAACCTCCTAAACAGAGCATTCAAGTTAACTTCACAAAGTCTGTATCGGGAAAGCTTGAGATAGATGGAAGAGGGATGAGGCTTGATGATTTCCAAAGATTAGTTGAAGACTCCATTCATGAACTTATCAATGGTGACATTCCATTTCTAAATATCATTCATGGTCACGGAGAAGGAATTCTGAAAAAGTGGCTACGTACATTTTTAAAAAGCTATACTGAAGTTTATTGGCAATCAGAAGATGGTAATGACGGAGCAACAAGACTTACTCTAAAAAATTGA
- a CDS encoding penicillin-binding transpeptidase domain-containing protein, producing MKYIKNKTSLYLSLLVVGAISSFGLYNLWKEMKKEEKREEIITTRTIIKDNLNEAFRFSKKTFPKQIALKDEQVNIKYSLNSDLTDYIKKLLKRYRSDYTSVIVIDNETGFILSAVGYERDGNQFNMSLPFSSTHPSASLFKIVTTADLLEKSEVTKDSVFKFRGRGTTLYKYQLKDKKSRWQRRQSFERAFAYSNNVIFGKAAIKNSTGERLFDMATDFGFNEKLMEEISLSKSVFEMPDTDYELAEMASGFNKRTMISPVHAAILASVVANDGVLNYPRVVTEISDNNTNKMIWSPQHKTKRVLEVATARELQELMETTVKRGTARGSFRRLNRKLREGLEIGGKTGSITGGVPFGKRDWFTSFAIPTNESHGKGISIAVMNINLKKWYVKSSYLARKVIEYYYKEVNPLNENISEAKSKEEDKDT from the coding sequence ATGAAATATATTAAAAATAAAACCAGTTTATATTTATCATTGCTTGTTGTCGGAGCTATCTCTTCGTTCGGTCTCTATAATCTTTGGAAAGAGATGAAGAAAGAGGAGAAACGAGAAGAAATCATTACAACAAGAACTATAATAAAAGATAATTTAAACGAAGCATTTAGATTTAGTAAGAAAACATTCCCAAAGCAAATCGCTCTAAAAGATGAGCAAGTTAATATTAAGTATTCACTTAATTCTGATTTAACTGACTACATAAAGAAGCTCTTAAAGAGATATAGATCTGATTATACATCTGTGATCGTTATTGATAATGAAACAGGTTTCATTCTTTCGGCCGTAGGTTATGAGAGAGATGGAAATCAATTCAATATGAGTTTACCTTTTAGCTCAACACACCCTTCTGCAAGTCTTTTTAAAATTGTGACAACAGCAGATCTGCTAGAAAAATCAGAAGTAACTAAAGATAGTGTGTTCAAGTTCAGAGGAAGAGGGACAACATTATATAAGTATCAATTAAAGGATAAGAAATCTCGTTGGCAAAGAAGGCAATCATTTGAAAGAGCATTTGCTTATTCAAATAATGTTATTTTTGGAAAAGCAGCTATAAAAAATAGTACTGGTGAGAGACTCTTTGATATGGCCACAGACTTTGGTTTTAACGAAAAGTTAATGGAAGAAATCAGCTTGTCTAAGTCAGTATTTGAAATGCCAGATACAGATTATGAATTAGCAGAGATGGCTTCTGGATTTAATAAGAGAACAATGATCTCCCCTGTTCATGCTGCAATCTTGGCTTCTGTTGTGGCCAATGATGGAGTATTAAATTACCCAAGAGTAGTTACAGAGATCAGTGATAATAATACTAATAAAATGATTTGGAGCCCTCAGCATAAAACAAAGAGAGTCTTGGAAGTTGCAACGGCAAGAGAGCTTCAAGAGCTGATGGAAACAACAGTAAAAAGAGGAACAGCTAGAGGGTCTTTTAGAAGACTTAATAGAAAGCTTAGAGAAGGTCTTGAGATCGGTGGAAAGACAGGCTCAATTACTGGTGGTGTTCCATTTGGAAAAAGAGACTGGTTTACATCTTTTGCTATACCGACTAACGAAAGTCATGGAAAAGGGATATCTATTGCTGTGATGAATATCAACTTAAAAAAATGGTATGTGAAATCATCGTATTTAGCTAGAAAAGTGATAGAGTACTACTATAAAGAAGTAAATCCACTAAATGAGAATATATCTGAAGCTAAGAGTAAAGAAGAAGATAAGGATACTTAG
- the fliD gene encoding flagellar filament capping protein FliD: protein MGISFGSIATGLPKDIVKQIIAAEKIPIKNMETRKEKIGDKKALVGELIQLMEGVRGNVLKNGNARSLRELKVETNEEILGVNADKNIAQPGTYQIEVTQLAQKSSAMSSGFENPDESYVGVGFIQYFLPDGESKEIYVDSDNSNLNAIAKLINKDSENGLRASVVNDGSGSDSPWRIILSLEETGDEKRAEFPYFYFVDGENDLYLEFEREAHDAKVKLDGFEIELPENKASELIPGVTLDLKKAKPGEEFTLKISEDTQAITAKVEGLVDSINGVLGFIKQQNNMDETTDTSRTLGGDIMLQSLEGRLRSTVFKDIKTEFGFKRFSDLGIKFQRDGLLKVETEVLNNALSKDYKLVTQVLTGHYGEEGKTKGFIDHLGDTVKASLQFPNGLLQSRKNSLQSNIDQIDRRISNKERMIEQKEKNLKDKFARLEGTISRMKSQGSGIAALGGGGPNPVTQLG from the coding sequence TTGGGTATTTCTTTTGGCTCCATTGCAACAGGGCTCCCAAAAGATATTGTTAAGCAGATTATCGCTGCAGAGAAAATTCCAATTAAAAACATGGAAACTCGTAAAGAGAAAATCGGCGATAAGAAAGCACTCGTTGGAGAGCTTATCCAGCTCATGGAAGGGGTGCGTGGAAATGTACTCAAGAATGGTAACGCAAGATCGCTAAGAGAATTAAAAGTAGAAACAAATGAAGAAATACTAGGTGTAAACGCTGATAAGAATATTGCTCAGCCTGGAACCTACCAAATCGAAGTTACTCAACTCGCGCAGAAGTCATCGGCCATGAGTTCTGGTTTTGAAAACCCAGACGAAAGTTATGTTGGTGTTGGATTTATTCAATACTTTCTTCCTGATGGAGAAAGTAAAGAGATCTACGTTGACTCTGATAATTCAAACCTAAACGCAATCGCCAAACTCATAAACAAAGACTCTGAAAACGGTCTGCGTGCTTCTGTTGTTAACGATGGAAGTGGTAGTGATTCTCCGTGGAGAATTATTTTATCACTTGAGGAAACTGGGGATGAAAAAAGAGCCGAGTTTCCTTACTTCTATTTTGTTGATGGTGAGAATGATCTCTATCTAGAATTTGAAAGAGAAGCTCACGATGCGAAAGTTAAGCTCGATGGATTTGAGATAGAACTACCAGAAAATAAAGCTTCAGAACTTATTCCTGGAGTCACTCTCGATCTCAAAAAAGCAAAGCCAGGGGAAGAGTTCACTTTAAAGATCTCAGAAGATACTCAAGCCATTACGGCAAAAGTTGAAGGTCTTGTTGATAGTATAAATGGCGTTCTAGGCTTTATTAAGCAGCAGAACAACATGGATGAGACGACAGACACCTCTAGAACACTAGGTGGAGATATCATGCTCCAATCACTAGAGGGAAGGCTTAGATCTACAGTATTTAAAGATATAAAAACAGAATTTGGATTCAAGAGATTTAGTGATCTTGGAATCAAGTTTCAGCGTGACGGTTTACTAAAAGTTGAGACGGAAGTTTTAAATAACGCCCTATCAAAAGATTATAAATTGGTAACACAAGTCCTCACTGGTCACTACGGAGAGGAAGGTAAAACGAAGGGGTTTATTGATCACTTAGGTGATACTGTTAAAGCTTCCCTACAGTTTCCTAATGGCCTACTACAATCTAGAAAGAACTCTCTTCAATCTAATATCGATCAAATCGACAGAAGGATAAGTAATAAAGAGAGAATGATTGAACAGAAAGAAAAGAATCTAAAAGATAAATTTGCAAGATTAGAAGGAACAATTTCGAGAATGAAGAGTCAAGGCTCTGGTATCGCGGCCCTCGGTGGTGGCGGACCAAATCCTGTGACTCAACTCGGCTAA
- the lepB gene encoding signal peptidase I yields the protein MEDFEEVVPDKKPANLKKEVLLIVSIIFTVLVFRSSLYEPYRIPSGSMIPTLKIGDYIVVNKFAYGLKIPFSDMAFGDINLDPSYVFKQDLPKRGDVIVFKFPKDPSINYIKRVIGLPGDTIEIKDKVIYVNDVATTTSAVSAKPFLKDMEAKFKKHKLKFFSVKNGDAKYFIQQDSDNYFLVNKDKITIPKGELFVMGDNRDFSYDSRFWGTVPLNYVKGRAEMIWFSIRFPSGDGEEFLFRPSRIGSSIF from the coding sequence GTGGAAGATTTTGAAGAAGTAGTACCAGATAAAAAGCCAGCTAATTTAAAGAAAGAAGTTCTTCTCATCGTTTCAATTATATTTACAGTATTGGTTTTTAGGTCATCTCTATATGAGCCATATAGAATTCCGTCAGGATCAATGATACCAACTTTAAAGATTGGTGATTATATTGTTGTTAATAAATTTGCCTATGGTTTGAAAATTCCTTTTTCTGATATGGCCTTTGGAGATATTAACCTAGATCCTAGTTATGTCTTTAAGCAAGATCTTCCTAAAAGGGGAGATGTGATAGTGTTCAAGTTCCCTAAGGATCCGTCTATTAATTATATTAAGAGAGTCATTGGACTACCGGGCGATACAATCGAAATTAAAGATAAGGTTATATATGTAAATGATGTTGCAACCACCACTTCAGCAGTGAGTGCGAAACCATTCTTAAAAGATATGGAAGCAAAGTTTAAAAAACATAAGCTTAAGTTCTTTAGCGTAAAAAATGGTGATGCAAAGTACTTCATCCAGCAGGATAGTGATAACTACTTCTTAGTGAATAAGGACAAGATCACGATTCCTAAGGGCGAACTTTTTGTGATGGGTGATAATAGAGACTTTTCATATGACTCTAGGTTTTGGGGAACTGTTCCTCTTAATTACGTAAAAGGTCGTGCAGAGATGATTTGGTTCTCTATCAGGTTTCCTAGCGGAGATGGGGAGGAGTTCCTCTTTAGACCTTCAAGAATTGGATCATCAATTTTTTAG
- a CDS encoding sigma 54-interacting transcriptional regulator, whose amino-acid sequence MQALYDSKYPILIQGETGTGKTLLAKKIHQRSIRSNQNFIQCNLAGLTHSLFESELFGHLKGAFTGAIENKVGFCEQVSGGTLFFDEIGEIDLNQQKKLLQLLDSGDFYKVGASVKTSFNGRFIFATHRNLEEMVGRGEFREDLFHRLGGVAIRTKSLKEKSSAQREEILEQFIEEIKLKNNLINIAFSNEVRSALIDYSWPGNYREMKNTLELLMLKKSFGVIEKESLPRKLLSIKTSSSDFKRQIELLERKILVDELVNKGVGVNKASKSLGISKTTLIAKLRKYGISGHLEQRNTLKAA is encoded by the coding sequence TTGCAAGCATTATACGATTCAAAATATCCAATCTTAATACAAGGTGAAACGGGAACAGGTAAAACACTTCTCGCGAAAAAGATTCATCAACGTTCAATAAGAAGTAATCAAAATTTTATTCAATGCAATCTTGCAGGCCTTACTCATTCTCTTTTTGAGAGTGAATTATTTGGTCATCTTAAAGGAGCTTTTACCGGAGCAATTGAAAATAAGGTAGGCTTTTGCGAACAAGTAAGTGGAGGAACTTTATTCTTTGATGAGATAGGTGAGATCGACTTAAATCAACAGAAAAAGCTTTTGCAACTCTTAGACTCAGGAGACTTCTACAAAGTTGGTGCTAGTGTGAAAACATCTTTCAATGGTCGATTTATCTTCGCTACCCATAGAAATCTTGAAGAGATGGTTGGGAGAGGTGAATTTCGAGAGGACCTATTTCATAGGCTCGGAGGTGTAGCGATAAGAACAAAGTCGCTAAAAGAAAAGTCGAGTGCCCAGAGGGAAGAAATCTTGGAGCAGTTTATAGAGGAAATTAAGCTGAAGAACAATCTCATCAATATAGCATTTTCTAATGAAGTTAGAAGTGCACTAATTGATTATTCATGGCCAGGAAACTACCGTGAAATGAAGAATACCTTAGAGCTTTTAATGCTTAAAAAGAGCTTTGGAGTGATAGAGAAGGAGAGCCTTCCCCGTAAACTTCTCTCTATTAAAACAAGCTCGAGTGACTTTAAGAGACAAATTGAGCTTTTAGAGAGAAAAATCCTTGTAGATGAGCTTGTAAATAAGGGGGTAGGTGTTAATAAGGCATCGAAATCACTGGGGATAAGTAAGACCACCTTAATTGCAAAGTTGCGCAAATATGGTATTAGTGGGCACTTAGAACAAAGAAATACGCTAAAGGCTGCCTAG